A stretch of Natronobacterium texcoconense DNA encodes these proteins:
- a CDS encoding ABC transporter permease: protein MIATSLVRARAIVGIAAAQLRRSPGRTALAVFAVALAVLSVTLLAGLGIGVVETGEDGLENADQDIWISSEPVDPAASGTENPIVGAHGTAAELTDRDDVTFATPIALQDVYVGTEPDELERRPAVGVQETHEGFDFQDGEGFETPDDAYESDEPRRDEPATDEIVLDPRVAESLDVSVGDTLYVGTSRETAPEYEFTVVGTSDYYSQYLGSETVTMPLVDLQAVAGTSGTDRATFLTADVADDADREEVAADLDESYPEYDVRTSDEQVEAMIGEQPLVVASGATLVGLAIVGGVVLTVNLFALVAAQQREQLAALRAIGLSRWLLAGTIGAQGLVIGLLGGLAGLAATPLLANGLNRIGAEVVSFDDLVRTPPDVYLIGFAIAFVVGTLVALVAGWRAGRYARISHLEG from the coding sequence ATGATCGCCACCAGCCTCGTTCGAGCGCGGGCGATCGTCGGTATCGCTGCCGCCCAGCTCCGCCGGTCGCCCGGACGGACTGCCCTTGCCGTGTTCGCGGTCGCACTCGCGGTACTCTCGGTGACGCTGCTTGCCGGACTCGGAATCGGCGTCGTCGAGACTGGCGAGGACGGACTCGAGAACGCCGATCAGGACATCTGGATCTCGAGCGAGCCCGTCGATCCAGCCGCCAGCGGGACCGAGAATCCGATCGTCGGCGCTCACGGCACTGCTGCGGAACTGACGGACCGCGACGACGTCACCTTCGCGACGCCGATCGCACTTCAGGACGTCTACGTCGGGACGGAGCCGGACGAACTGGAACGACGACCCGCAGTCGGCGTCCAGGAGACTCACGAGGGGTTCGACTTTCAGGACGGAGAAGGGTTCGAGACGCCTGACGACGCCTACGAGAGCGACGAGCCCCGCCGGGACGAACCGGCGACCGACGAGATCGTGCTCGACCCCCGCGTCGCGGAGAGTCTCGACGTCTCGGTTGGCGACACGCTCTACGTCGGCACCAGTCGGGAGACGGCACCGGAGTACGAGTTCACCGTCGTCGGGACCTCTGATTACTACTCGCAGTATCTGGGCTCGGAGACGGTGACGATGCCACTCGTCGACCTGCAGGCGGTCGCCGGCACCTCCGGAACCGACCGTGCGACCTTCCTGACGGCCGACGTAGCCGACGACGCCGACCGGGAGGAAGTCGCCGCCGACCTGGACGAATCGTATCCGGAGTACGACGTGCGCACCAGCGACGAGCAGGTCGAGGCGATGATTGGCGAACAGCCGCTCGTGGTCGCAAGCGGCGCGACCCTGGTCGGCCTCGCGATCGTCGGCGGCGTCGTCCTGACGGTCAACCTGTTCGCGCTCGTCGCCGCCCAGCAACGCGAACAACTGGCCGCGCTCCGGGCGATCGGCCTCTCGCGGTGGCTCCTCGCGGGAACGATCGGCGCACAGGGGCTCGTGATCGGACTCCTCGGCGGTCTCGCCGGACTCGCCGCGACGCCACTGCTCGCGAACGGACTGAACCGGATCGGGGCCGAAGTCGTGAGTTTCGACGACCTCGTCCGGACGCCGCCGGACGTCTACCTGATCGGGTTCGCCATCGCGTTCGTCGTCGGCACTCTCGTCGCACTCGTCGCCGGCTGGCGGGCCGGCCGGTATGCCCGGATCAGCCACCTCGAGGGGTGA
- a CDS encoding ABC transporter permease: MGTDGDGSRRSRWAGVVSLSVGRLWKRATRTRSGRIAAMTAAVALTIALLLIVTGMALALADGGVTNEDDADVTVAPEGSGTISTVDGVEGPRLGETNERTETIREDDGVDHASPVLVERVRLESAGDDGEPRTILVVGVVPDDENRTVAGLSTGGLEPGDPHYADGAYDGPREREIVLSSSAAERLEATSGDDLAVSGLESAGGDEVPTPTVQVTAVEDGPEESEAPVALVHLSELQDVSGAADGELADHVLVWGDEEAATAAASEEYPDAAIETDDATDPSALFDDGLAFATSLLALIVGLTICTSFVATTAGMTVDEDRRTLAVLESIGFPTSSRLAVVGLSTIVTTVCGALLGAALGIAGIELLDAVVTSDTIAQAHPLFVPYAVAVGLVSGAVAVPYPMAIAARTSVLEEVGR; this comes from the coding sequence ATGGGAACTGACGGCGACGGGAGCCGCCGATCGCGCTGGGCTGGCGTCGTCTCGCTCTCGGTAGGTCGGCTGTGGAAACGCGCGACACGGACCAGATCGGGCAGGATCGCGGCGATGACGGCCGCCGTCGCGCTGACGATCGCGCTTTTGCTGATCGTGACGGGGATGGCGCTGGCGCTCGCCGACGGCGGCGTCACGAACGAAGACGACGCCGACGTCACCGTCGCCCCGGAAGGGTCCGGAACGATCTCGACGGTCGACGGCGTCGAAGGGCCGCGACTCGGCGAGACGAACGAGCGCACGGAGACGATCCGCGAAGACGACGGTGTCGACCACGCGTCGCCGGTACTTGTCGAGAGGGTTCGACTCGAGTCGGCTGGCGACGACGGCGAGCCACGGACGATTCTCGTCGTCGGCGTCGTTCCGGACGACGAGAACAGAACCGTCGCCGGTCTGTCGACCGGGGGGCTCGAGCCCGGCGATCCACACTACGCCGACGGTGCCTACGACGGACCGCGGGAGCGAGAGATCGTCCTCTCCTCGTCCGCGGCGGAGCGACTCGAGGCCACGAGCGGCGACGATCTCGCCGTCTCGGGACTCGAGAGTGCCGGTGGCGACGAAGTGCCGACGCCGACGGTACAGGTTACTGCCGTCGAGGACGGGCCGGAGGAGAGCGAGGCCCCCGTCGCGCTCGTCCACCTGAGCGAACTCCAGGACGTCTCCGGTGCGGCCGACGGCGAACTCGCCGATCACGTACTGGTGTGGGGCGACGAAGAGGCCGCGACCGCCGCCGCGAGCGAGGAGTACCCCGACGCTGCGATCGAGACGGACGACGCCACCGACCCCTCGGCGCTGTTCGACGACGGCCTCGCGTTCGCGACCAGCCTCCTCGCGCTGATCGTCGGGCTGACGATCTGTACGTCGTTCGTCGCGACGACCGCGGGAATGACCGTCGACGAGGACCGGCGAACGCTGGCGGTCCTCGAGTCGATCGGCTTTCCGACCTCGAGCCGACTCGCAGTCGTGGGGCTGTCGACGATCGTGACGACCGTCTGTGGCGCACTCCTGGGCGCTGCGCTGGGGATCGCCGGGATCGAACTCCTCGACGCCGTCGTTACGTCGGACACGATCGCCCAGGCACACCCGCTTTTCGTCCCCTACGCCGTCGCCGTCGGACTCGTGTCTGGGGCCGTCGCGGTTCCCTATCCGATGGCGATCGCGGCGCGAACGTCCGTTCTCGAGGAGGTGGGCCGATGA
- a CDS encoding ABC transporter ATP-binding protein, with translation MFERSRRQTATAGSRTRDRTERTTAVRLEGVSHEYGAGAERSVTALRNVSLRVETGEVVGLKGPSGSGKSTVLHAVAGLLVPSEGAVSLLGTDVTELSDRKRTRLRRRHVGIVFQRFHLLPSLSARANVALPLVQAGVGRSSRRERAERLLEEVGLGDRTTHLPGELSGGERQRVALARALATDPDVIVADEPTGELDTATGEDVLELLTDVGRDGDRAVLVASHDEATLSVADRVISLRDGRVVMDGN, from the coding sequence ATGTTCGAACGATCACGACGGCAGACGGCCACAGCGGGGTCTCGCACACGCGACCGTACTGAACGGACGACGGCCGTCCGTCTCGAGGGCGTGAGCCACGAGTACGGGGCGGGAGCCGAGCGGTCGGTCACCGCGCTCAGAAACGTCTCACTCAGGGTCGAGACCGGCGAAGTAGTCGGCCTGAAAGGGCCAAGCGGGAGCGGCAAGTCGACGGTTCTCCACGCCGTTGCGGGACTGCTGGTTCCGTCCGAGGGGGCGGTCTCACTGCTGGGAACCGACGTCACCGAACTCTCCGATCGGAAGCGAACGCGACTGCGCCGGCGTCACGTCGGCATCGTCTTCCAGCGGTTTCACCTGCTCCCGTCGCTGTCGGCGCGGGCAAACGTCGCCCTGCCGCTCGTTCAGGCCGGCGTCGGCCGCTCGAGTCGCCGGGAGCGAGCCGAACGGCTGCTCGAGGAGGTCGGACTCGGCGACAGAACCACACACCTCCCCGGCGAGTTGAGCGGCGGCGAGCGTCAGCGTGTGGCTCTCGCACGGGCGCTCGCAACGGACCCGGACGTCATCGTCGCCGACGAGCCGACCGGCGAACTCGACACCGCGACAGGCGAAGACGTCCTCGAACTGTTGACCGACGTCGGTCGCGACGGCGACCGGGCTGTGCTCGTCGCCTCCCACGACGAGGCCACGCTGTCGGTCGCCGATCGGGTGATCTCGCTCCGTGACGGCCGGGTGGTGATGGATGGGAACTGA
- a CDS encoding rhomboid family intramembrane serine protease, which produces MLSIATLLSAVVLGTLLVSVAIVKRLQEREYGHGGRWQELARSRFVLGIPWGTLVVIAFVLAVYLFVQDGISDFSDPVTLPYRSWSYFYPLGIATASFSHAGPGHLISNLVGTLVAAPIAEFAWGHYPQGRDADDTADPPWRRPWIRALVVFPLVVIGVGLLTSLFALGPVIGFSGVVFAFAAFALVHYPIVTLIATLGVQSALYTVYSALQNPIHVYVAEPAPPTPPSWAGIAIQGHALGFFIGLVLGIALIEWRNNRPDPFHLWLALVLYAISSGLWQIYWFGEGNSFYLFQGPGVALVVALALVITLALYASERSLFPKRVERFLVRLRGSEWAVDRPLELARSSSPDFGRIHEIAGGYRTERTTNLSSYSRRGGALLVVLLVLAALVGMAIPVNVVAVDASPQSPESAIEIEDYTIEYAEDVENELVSDFGIDQLGEGLEASGVIVASEQRNLWIEAVTEQHLAYTGNETVTVGGPGWRSSVVVERAGWEPVGNEPVYQIRMAERGEDQQVVYESSEVQADVLVENRTITVLSEDGEFRLEVASAETGIAETAAIPETDESTSAAGVQFEHEDGTIYAMTDETVVAVASEETYDG; this is translated from the coding sequence ATGCTCTCGATCGCGACACTGCTTTCGGCTGTCGTCCTCGGTACGCTTCTCGTCTCCGTCGCGATCGTCAAGCGACTCCAGGAGAGAGAATACGGACACGGGGGACGCTGGCAGGAACTGGCGCGGTCGCGGTTCGTCCTCGGCATCCCGTGGGGAACCCTCGTCGTGATCGCGTTCGTACTCGCCGTCTACCTGTTCGTCCAGGACGGTATCTCGGACTTCTCCGATCCCGTCACGCTTCCCTACCGCTCCTGGTCGTACTTCTATCCGCTCGGGATCGCGACGGCGTCGTTCTCCCACGCCGGTCCCGGCCATCTCATCAGTAATCTCGTCGGGACGCTCGTCGCCGCACCGATCGCCGAGTTCGCCTGGGGACACTATCCACAGGGACGAGACGCCGACGACACAGCCGACCCACCGTGGCGACGACCCTGGATTCGCGCGCTGGTCGTATTCCCACTGGTCGTGATCGGCGTCGGACTGCTCACCAGTCTCTTCGCACTCGGTCCCGTGATCGGTTTCTCGGGCGTGGTCTTCGCGTTCGCCGCCTTCGCGCTCGTTCACTACCCGATCGTGACGTTGATCGCAACGCTTGGCGTCCAGAGCGCGCTGTATACCGTCTACAGCGCGTTACAGAATCCGATCCACGTTTACGTCGCCGAACCCGCTCCACCGACGCCGCCGTCGTGGGCCGGTATCGCCATCCAGGGCCACGCACTCGGCTTCTTCATCGGTCTCGTGCTTGGAATTGCCCTCATCGAGTGGCGGAACAACCGGCCCGATCCGTTCCACCTCTGGCTCGCGCTCGTCCTCTATGCGATCTCGAGTGGCCTCTGGCAGATTTACTGGTTCGGAGAGGGCAACTCCTTCTACCTGTTCCAGGGCCCCGGCGTCGCACTCGTCGTCGCGCTCGCGCTCGTGATCACGCTTGCGCTCTACGCATCCGAACGCTCTCTCTTCCCGAAGCGAGTCGAACGCTTCCTCGTTCGTCTGCGAGGCTCGGAGTGGGCAGTCGATCGCCCCCTCGAACTTGCACGCTCGAGCAGTCCCGACTTCGGTCGAATCCACGAGATAGCCGGCGGCTACCGGACCGAACGGACGACGAATCTGTCGAGCTACAGTCGCCGCGGCGGGGCGTTGCTCGTCGTGTTGCTGGTTCTCGCCGCTCTCGTCGGGATGGCTATCCCCGTCAACGTCGTCGCGGTCGACGCGAGTCCACAATCGCCCGAGTCGGCGATCGAAATCGAGGACTACACGATCGAGTACGCCGAGGACGTCGAGAACGAACTCGTTTCCGACTTCGGTATCGACCAGCTAGGCGAGGGACTCGAGGCAAGCGGCGTCATCGTCGCGAGCGAGCAACGGAACCTCTGGATCGAGGCAGTCACCGAACAGCACCTCGCGTACACGGGTAACGAAACCGTCACGGTCGGCGGTCCGGGCTGGCGCTCGAGCGTCGTCGTCGAACGCGCGGGCTGGGAACCGGTCGGCAACGAACCCGTCTACCAGATTCGGATGGCCGAACGCGGCGAAGACCAGCAGGTCGTATACGAGTCCAGCGAGGTGCAGGCCGACGTCCTGGTCGAAAACAGGACGATCACGGTACTCTCCGAGGACGGCGAGTTCCGTCTCGAGGTCGCTTCGGCCGAGACCGGCATCGCCGAGACTGCGGCTATCCCTGAGACCGACGAGTCGACGTCCGCCGCCGGTGTGCAGTTCGAACACGAGGACGGAACGATCTACGCGATGACGGACGAAACGGTCGTCGCCGTCGCGAGCGAAGAAACCTACGACGGCTGA
- a CDS encoding DNA-directed RNA polymerase subunit L, which translates to MELRVTDRTEDELSIEIAGEDHTFMNVLKGALLENDDVSAATYDVNPEQSGGQTEPILTIKTEGDVDPIDALEASAADVREKAVSFRDAFEAAA; encoded by the coding sequence ATGGAACTGCGGGTCACCGATCGGACCGAGGACGAACTCTCGATCGAAATCGCCGGCGAGGACCACACGTTCATGAACGTCCTCAAGGGGGCACTGCTCGAGAACGACGACGTGAGTGCGGCGACCTACGACGTCAATCCGGAACAGTCGGGTGGCCAGACCGAGCCGATCCTGACGATCAAGACCGAAGGCGACGTCGATCCCATCGACGCCCTCGAGGCGTCGGCAGCGGACGTCCGCGAGAAGGCCGTTTCCTTCCGTGACGCGTTCGAAGCAGCAGCCTAA